Part of the Hevea brasiliensis isolate MT/VB/25A 57/8 chromosome 16, ASM3005281v1, whole genome shotgun sequence genome is shown below.
CTCTAAAGCAGCCCAGAATTGTCTCTGACATACTCGTAAGTTCGTCtatagttatttttttatttacatataaataaatatatattgaatttcCATTGTTTAATTCTGCTTACTAAATTTGTTTCAAGGGTGGTATAATAATTGGACCCTCCGTTCTAGGACAAAGCCCATCATTCACTCGCATAGTATTCCCAGAAAATTCTGTGTTTTTGGTGCAGAATGTTGGAATCATGGGTTTTATGtacttccttttcttggctggagTTAAAATGGATCTCACCTTGATTAGAAAATCAGGAAAGAAACATGTTTACATTGCCATGATAGGAATGATAGTCCCCGCTGTATTTGTGGCTATAGTTGGGGTCATTCTTCGATCATCCTTGGATAAAGAACTTGCAAGAGTCTCTGGGATAGGAGCAGTTGCTACAGATTTGGCTTTCACATCATTTCCTGTGATTTATCTTGTCCTTAAAGAGCTAAACCTGCTTAGCTCAGAGGTTGGACGGATGGCATTGGCAGTAGCAGTAATAGGTGATTCACTTGGTATTTTTGTCATTATCGCTTTTGAGGCTATGAAACAAGGTGAAGTTAGCACTCAGGGTGCAGCATGGTATTTCATTTCCACAGCTGTTATAGGTGCATTTTATGTTCTTCCTGTTCGACGAGTAATGGTTTGGATTGTCAAGAAAACCCCGGAAGGCAAACCTGCTGAACAAGCCTTTGTGATTCTCATCTTGTTGGGTGTACTTGTGATGGGATTCTTCACAGATATGTTCGGATTAGCCATTGCTAATGGGTCTTTGTGGTTTGGGCTTGTGGTGCCTGATGGTCCTCCTTTAGGAGCTACTATTGTGGAGAGGAGTGAAACCATAGTGATGGAAATTTTGATGCCTTTTGCATTTGCCTTCACAGGTTTATGCACCAATGTGTTTTCCATGCCCACTTTTGGCTGGTCGAGATTGTTACCACTCTTTATCATGTTTATAACTGGATATATCTCAAAAATTGGTTCAATTTTGGCGTCTTCTCTCTACTTCAATATTCCACTAAAAGATAGCCTTGCTCTGAGTCTCATTTTGAACTTGAGAGGCCAACTTGAGATTTTGATATACATCCATTGGATCGACAAAAGGGTACATTGTTTtccttatttttaaattttattagaattttgagttaTATTTTAGCTTAATCGATTTTTATAGACATTCTCTAAATTATATTTTTGAATCATACACTTTACATATGATTCATGAGAAATTATTCTCTAGACTCagtttattatgaatttaagataCAATATCTACTTCAGAATTCAAATGTAAAGTAGTGGGACTAAAAGTTTCTATCCTGGATTCATAATAGAATACATCTGATTAAGTTTTTCCatgatttataatgatatttaataTGTTAACAAGCAtgcttttataatttaattaatgatatgaAATATTGTGTAGTATTTATTATAGATAAATTAATATACAATaacatttattttaaatatttatataaaattcttAATGATATATTTCTCAAAAAGATGCATGTAATTATCCAatgaaaatatcaaaattttataCATTACAAATCATATGTGAATTGATTTTCAAAACAAAAATAGAATCTTCATTATTATTCATTCTATatatactttttatttttttaaagaaaataaagtaaataaaatctGAATATCATGTATATGAACAGATAATTGGAATCCCAATGTTCACAATGGTGGTGATATTAACTCTTCTAGTGACTGCCATAAGCGCTCCTTTCGTCAGCATACTCTACAACCCAACAAGGCCATACATGATAAACAGAAGAAGAACCATCCAACACAACCCTCCAGGCAAAGAGCTTCGCACAGTAGTTTGCATCTATGATGAAGAAAATGTAGCTGGTATCATTGatctccttgaggtttcatatcCAACTATTACTAGTCCTTTCACAATCTATGCTCTTCATCTGGTGGAGCTTGTAGGCCGGGCAACTCCATTGTTTATAGACCATGAGGAATCAGACGAGCCTTTGAAGAAGAATACAGAACAAGAAACCATATACAATGCCCTGAAAATTTATCAAGAAGCAAGACGTGATTTTGTTAAGCTACATTTCTTCACGGCTTTGGCAATAAAGAGAACCATGTACCAAGACATCTGCGAGTTAGCTTTGTCGAATAAAGCTTCTCTTATCATTTTGCCATTTGAAAAGGGAAGGCTAGACACTCTTCCAGGAACTGAAATTGTGCGTCATGGACATGGAATCAAGTCTATAAGTTCAAATGTTATAGCACATGCACCTTGTTCTGTTGGAATTCTTATTGATAAAGGTCATGTTCATAACCCATTTATGTTACACCCCCTTGGACAATCCACATACCACAATTATGTTATGTTATTTTTAGGAGGAGCAGATGCTCGAGAGGCACTTTCTTATGCTGATAGAATGATTATGAATCCTGAGGTTTCTCTGATAGTGGTAAGGTTCCTTGCATACAATAATGAAGGAGATGATGAAATAGAGAAGAAGCTTGATGATGGGGTAGTGACATCATTTTGGGTGAAAAATGAAAGGAATGAGAGAGTGATCTATAGAGAAATAGTGGTGAAGAATGGAGAAGAAACATTGGCTGCAATCCAAGCCTTCAATACTAGTGCTACTGACCTTTGGATTGTGGGAAGGAAACAAGGGATAAATCCTGTGATCCTTCAAGGATTGTCAAATTGGAGTGAAAATCATGAACTGGGAACCATAGGAGATATTGTTGCATCTCATGATTTTGGTAGTACAGCTTCTGTGTTAGTAATACATCAACAAATTATGAGAGGCCAAGGGATGGCTACAAGTGAAGCATAAagaaattttttttgttttatctttttatttaCCACAAGAAAATTGATACATTAATTGCACTTGTGGCAAATATACTTTGGAAGAGATGGAGAAAAGAAGTTTGGTGTATAGTAACTTGTATGTTGATCCCATGCTTTTcgtaaaaattcaattaattaattagatattggAATAGAAACGTTCAATTCTTTAACAATGATCTTCCCATGCTGCATATTTTACTATGTTGTTAATTTAGGGCTTGTAATATCATCTACACTTTTATTAAggagtacaaaatgtaaaattgTTAATAATACAATTATTACACAAATTATGTCAATGGAAAAAAAAATATGGCGCATGAACTTataatttaaattgtatttttaataatttatctcttttttattaatttagtgTAATGTATTTGGTGCTGTTTGCTGGTTTTCAATCctacaagtgcacggatcgctaacaagtaataaagtagtgagtgaagTATCGTCCCACGATGAGTTTAGTTAGTAAGTACCAAACTACATAGCAGttctgactgtttaggctatcgaatatgAATGAAAAGTATATTAAACTTATTTTGGATGCTGAAAATAAACTTTGAATAAAACTATCTATTGAAACAATTCAAGAATTAAGATTTTATACTGTAATCttattatggattttaatctCGTCCATTCATTAGATTGAGGATcgtcactttgatggaaattaatcctaggatatcctaggtcctctcttaaggcacctaaggtgtgttccaattagagccaaaccctactttcattggtgattagtcctactAAAactctttaagatctatgattaattttgaaactccacaaaggtcattagcttatctctaggtcaaattttctatgttcaaaatcctgattttctaatattaatcttcaccgtTCAATCTTTCAATTAAtatttgtaatcaatactaagtgggtaccaatacatagcatgcattaagatcacaataaattgaatcaaatggcaagactcaaatccaataaataaaactcagtattcgtccataataataattataagcgTTACTATCCCAATTCCAGAATCAAGgatttactcactcatggtgagtttaacaaacataatagaaataaaataaaagaacatgaacggtcttaaagaaatagaacaaaagaaccaatGAGGATTTTCTGTAGTTTTGAACTCATGGAACTTCGACTGGAGGCTTCCCTTTTGTACTGATGATCTACTCTCCAAGATGGCTATGAAGGATGTGAATATGAAGGTGAGATTaggtctggaattaagatttctctCCTAAAACTTCAAAACTAAAAACTCTCTTTTGTTTTCTACGACTCCTCTATTTATATTGAATGATCTAGGGTTATGATTTTAGAGTCCTCAAGGCATAGGAGTCTCCTCTCTCTGTCAAAGCTGGAGCAAGAACCAATTTAGGAAACTGATTGTCGcgtgatacacggcccgtgtgtcactacaccgcccagggccgtgtaacttactggagcttgaaTTATTGCATCTTGTATAGGGACATGACTTT
Proteins encoded:
- the LOC110662773 gene encoding cation/H(+) antiporter 24 translates to MEAKPRASLHVEQVISPVRLICQKIHAPHPLGVFYGENPLDYSFSLVLFEIILIVLISRVVRFILKPLKQPRIVSDILGGIIIGPSVLGQSPSFTRIVFPENSVFLVQNVGIMGFMYFLFLAGVKMDLTLIRKSGKKHVYIAMIGMIVPAVFVAIVGVILRSSLDKELARVSGIGAVATDLAFTSFPVIYLVLKELNLLSSEVGRMALAVAVIGDSLGIFVIIAFEAMKQGEVSTQGAAWYFISTAVIGAFYVLPVRRVMVWIVKKTPEGKPAEQAFVILILLGVLVMGFFTDMFGLAIANGSLWFGLVVPDGPPLGATIVERSETIVMEILMPFAFAFTGLCTNVFSMPTFGWSRLLPLFIMFITGYISKIGSILASSLYFNIPLKDSLALSLILNLRGQLEILIYIHWIDKRIIGIPMFTMVVILTLLVTAISAPFVSILYNPTRPYMINRRRTIQHNPPGKELRTVVCIYDEENVAGIIDLLEVSYPTITSPFTIYALHLVELVGRATPLFIDHEESDEPLKKNTEQETIYNALKIYQEARRDFVKLHFFTALAIKRTMYQDICELALSNKASLIILPFEKGRLDTLPGTEIVRHGHGIKSISSNVIAHAPCSVGILIDKGHVHNPFMLHPLGQSTYHNYVMLFLGGADAREALSYADRMIMNPEVSLIVVRFLAYNNEGDDEIEKKLDDGVVTSFWVKNERNERVIYREIVVKNGEETLAAIQAFNTSATDLWIVGRKQGINPVILQGLSNWSENHELGTIGDIVASHDFGSTASVLVIHQQIMRGQGMATSEA